A DNA window from Molothrus ater isolate BHLD 08-10-18 breed brown headed cowbird chromosome 2, BPBGC_Mater_1.1, whole genome shotgun sequence contains the following coding sequences:
- the LOC118685225 gene encoding LOW QUALITY PROTEIN: beta-1,3-glucosyltransferase (The sequence of the model RefSeq protein was modified relative to this genomic sequence to represent the inferred CDS: inserted 1 base in 1 codon): MAPRNGAIFPNLEQIPPQECGSLCLNADHCFAVPVVKQTWEREAALIEYYSDYADISIPTIDLGIPNTDRGHCGKTFAILERFLNHTSPRTPWLVVVDDDTLISIFRLRKLLSCYDPNEPVFLGERYGYGLGTGGYSYITGGGGMVFSRTAVQKLLASKCRCXSMDAPDDMVLGMCFSGLGIPITHSPLFHQARPMDYPKDYLSHQIPVSFHKHWNIDPVKVYFTWLAPNTEESSNGKKLDITERIYKQ; the protein is encoded by the exons atGGCTCCAAGAAATGGCGCCATCTTCCCCAACCTGGAGCAGATTCCTCCTCAGGAATGTGG TTCCTTGTGTTTGAATGCCGATCATTGTTTTGCAGTACCAGTTGTAAAGCAGACCTGGGAAAGAGAAGCTGCCCTTATTGAATACTACAGTGATTATGCAGACATCTCCATTCCTACTATAGATTTAGGCATACCTAACACTGACAGAG GTCACTGTGGGAAAACTTTTGCCATTTTGGAAAGGTTTTTGAATCATACTTCTCCCAGAACCCCTTGGTTAGTTGTAGTGGATGATGACACACTGATAAG TATATTCAGGCTCCGAAAATTGCTCAGCTGCTATGACCCAAATGAACCAGTATTCCTTGGAGAGCGGTATGGCTACGGCTTGGGAACAGGAGGATACAGTTATATCACTGGTGGAGGAGG gatGGTTTTCAGCAGAACAGCTGTTCAGAAGCTACTTGCTAGCAAGTGCCGGT ACAGCATGGATGCACCCGATGATATGGTCCTTGGGATGTGTTTCAGTGGCTTAGGAATCCCTATAACACACAGTCCTCTCTTTCATCAG GCAAGGCCAATGGACTACCCAAAAGACTACCTTTCCCACCAAATTCCAGTATCATTTCACAAGCATTGGAATATTGATCCAGTGAAGGTGTATTTCACATGGTTGGCACCAAACACAGAAGAGTCAAGCAATGGAAAAAAGTTGGATATAACAGAGAGGATTTATAAGCAGTAG